In Acanthopagrus latus isolate v.2019 chromosome 6, fAcaLat1.1, whole genome shotgun sequence, the genomic window CGCTATTCTAGATTCTGCTGTCCTGCTCTAGATAGGACAAAGCTTCTATAATGTATTTTAAGAAGTAACGTTCTCTGTACACCTGGTCATCCTGTCCCTATCTTGCTCCGTCCTTTCAGGTGTGGTGCTGGTTTGTTTCGAGGGCGACTCTGACGGCTACATCAACCTGGTGGCTTACCCCTACGTGGAGAGCAACATGGAGGGAGGGCCCGCAGAGCATGAGGAGCGCGACCCCCCAGAGAGGGAGCAGCCGAGGAGGAAACACTCCAGACGCAGCCTCcatcgctcctcctcctcctctgaccaCAAGGACGAGCGAGGCGAGAGGAGGGAGTCGCACGACACTGACACCTCTGAAAAGTAAGATCAGATTTAAGGAAAAATCTCCCAAAAAATAAACCAGTGGGGAAATTATTGGTCAATaaatgaatcagtgtttttcataattctaatgtgaggcttttattttggtttatatttctgtaaagtaaatatctttggattttggacatttgaagacgtcacaCTGGGCTCTGGCATACTGTGATGTGTTGTTTATATTCAATTTTCCCaggcattatgggaaatgtagtcccTCCAATGACTCTTGTAGAGTGTCTCAACAGTTAGACGTGCCCAGAACATTTCCACAAAAGTCATCCAGAATGCAGCTGCTTGTGCCTGTAATGTCAGTCATTTTCAGAgtttacagtatattttttatttattttagtttcagCCGCTCTAGTGGCATGTCTCTAATAATCACAGTGTCTCTCATTCCACAACTCCtgattgaaatgtctcaacaagtACTGGATAGATCACCATGATATTTGAATCACATATTctctcaggatgaattgtaaatACTGGGATGAATTGTAAATACTTTAGCAATTCTCTGAccattattttgtcaaaatgatGTCGCTAGATACCTGCCAATCTAATAATATTCCCATCAGCTGAATTTAACACATGACAATGAACAAGGTAATCATCACATCTACTCTAGCAGAAGCATGTTAGTATGCTGAGATCAGTATTAAGCTCAAAGCTGTGCTTAAGAGCAGACTCACGGAGCAGCAAGCATGCCTGCAGACTAAGTCTTGTTTATGTCTTCAGCTGTGttcacacagaacacagagtcAATTTTAGACACGGCACAGTCGGACACAAAGTCAATAGAAAGACGTGAGTggctacacacagacacaacttcGCTCAGGGCAGCTCAAATTGAGTGGGAGGTGAAAATGCGAATATTTTGAGCTTATCTTTTATGGGTCTGTATAATAGAAGTTTCTGTTGAGCTGACAgtcaaaaacacagtttgtgaaaGTTGTCAGGCAGGTACAACTTCCATACTTAAGAGTGAAGTATAAAGACTTCACAGGACAGAAGTCGTATTCTTTTGTTCAACGCAAACTTTTACGTCCGTTGTAGATTCAACAGTTTGAACAGAGGGtcaaaagtttcaacatgtctcttcttctccctgcaGTCTTGCAGAGCTGAAGAGTCCCAGGCTCGACCCAAAGATCCACTCGGACGTTCCCTTCCAGATGTTGGACTGGAACAGTGGTTTGAGTTCAGAGAAGATCAGTTACAACCCCTGGAGCCTCCGCtgccacaaacagcagctcagccGCATGAGGTCTGAATCCAAGGACCGCAAACTCTTCAGTATCCTtcctcagccaatcacatccACCAAtatgtctcttttcattttgaaaaaaaatattttaatcaacTTAATAGCTTTTTATCTCAGCTCCGAAAACTAGAATGCAGATGTAGAAATTATGTAATTGTGTTGATAGAAATGATGTTTTTACAGTACAACAGAGTAGCTATTGCAAATCTAGTGATGCTGGCTAAAATGAAATGATCCTCAAGCAGTCAGCGCCTCCCCACAGTTGTGATTACAGGAGTAGTGTAGTGTTACATAAGCACACgctgaatgtaaatgtcagcTACAGTGTGAGGAATAAAGGGGAGGGTGGGACGTGGCGAGGTTatcaggtcaaaggtcatgttTTGATCTTCAGCTTCAAAGAGAGcagactgcagctgcagacacacacacactcacacacacgcactcacactcTGTCCATTTGTCTTCAGTCAGAGCGGGCTCAGCAGGGCTGCTGTCGGAGAGGGTTTTTCTGTGCAGATACATTCAGATTATTGAGATTATCATGAAATTGTCCAGCGATCATCAGTGAGGCTGACAGGATTTTCTTATCCGCAGCTTCTGTGATCgagatttttcatttgtttcccaACATTTCCTCCTTGTTTACCTGATGTCTTGATAAATTCAGTTAATTTAGTTTTGTTGCAGGGAAATGGAAAATCGGCACACTGGGTAGGTTCACTTGTCAAACCGAAATGTGTTCCGTAACTGCAGTTTTTGAACCAGAGTTCCTGTTGTTGGAGAATGTGGTTCACCACTTCTCGTATCCCTGCATCCTGGACCTGAAGATGGGCACCAGGCAGCACGGAGACGACGCCTCCGAGGAGAAGGCAGCCAGGcagatgaagaaatgtgaacagAGCACTTCAGGGACGCTGGGAGTCAGAGTGTGTGGCATGCAGgtacaacaactgctgctcagTCATCACTTATATCTCATATCAGTCTGTGACAGTCCTGAACAAAAGACAATCATCTGTCTGAGGATGTTGCATAGTAACATAGTAATAGTAAATTCCTAATGCACATTTAGAAGAAGACCGATTCATAAAAATATTATCTTTATTCTACTTtataggttgttttttttaaattatttttaataccAGTCTATTTACATGTGCACATACGTtgacaaacagaaatatgtgtaaaaataGGTGTTAGATTCTTGACATAGGACGACAGTTATTGAATCCTTTTAGTGGGCTAAATTTATTTTGAGAATCTGACTGCATTTAACAAGTGAAGGTGTGTTCAAAATGCTCATCTCGATTGTGAATGTGTCTCTACAGGTGTACCAGCTGAACACCGGTCACTACCTCTGCAGGAACAAGTACTACGGCCGCGGCCTGTCGATCGAAGGCTTCCGCCAGGCCCTCTACCAGTACATGCACAACGGAACGGGTCTGAGGCAGGACCTCTTTGAACCAATCCTGAATAAGCTTCGCAGCCTGAAGGCGGTGCTGGAGAGGCAGGCGTCCTACCGCTTCTACTCGTCTTCACTGCTCATCATCTATGAGggacaggtgagcaggaacTAAAACACTCTGAAGGTTTAAGATTTCTGCTTgagcttcaaaataaagttgaactgtgatgatgtgtttctcAGTTGATGGACTCGCTAGTTTGCTCTCCAGTGAGCCCCTGTCAGATGACATGAGTTGACATGTTTTTACCATGAAAATGAGAGTTGGAGTTCAGATgaggtttgtttacatcaaTCGAAATACTGGCAACCAAGCCTGAAGAGCCAGCCGGGCCCGGGGGGtgattttaatgaatttaattttctttcaatcaaatTATAATCAGCCCGCCACCCTTTAATACCTCAGCCTCCCTCGAGTGATTTATTCCTGCAGCGCACTGTGAGTTGTTGGATGTCCCCCTCCATGTAAACACCCCAACAAACTGCTCTAGTGAAACAACAAGTGACATTATCACCTTTTTTAACatgatgatatgatatgatgaaCTTGTTAGCAAATGGTTGCTTATTTAGACATCCAGTGGTTGCAGAGTAACATCATTTATTTGgagtctgtttatctgtttctgGCCAGTTGATGATTGCTTGTccaatattcagtttattttagctctgttttggtctttaCAAACTCCTGAGGGAAAAATCTGGCTTAGCTTATTTAGCGTACTTAGCTCTCACACGTTGGTGACAATGAACCCACAAACTTCATGCTGTGACTGTGAGCAACACTCCAAGTGGTCAGAAAGGCTAGTCGC contains:
- the ip6k1 gene encoding inositol hexakisphosphate kinase 1, whose translation is MCLPHTNNMDNSKLQGTGPGGGASLRPRAGGVPLEPFIHQVGGHTSMMRYDDHTVCKPLISREQRFYESLPPEMKEFTPEYKGVVLVCFEGDSDGYINLVAYPYVESNMEGGPAEHEERDPPEREQPRRKHSRRSLHRSSSSSDHKDERGERRESHDTDTSENLAELKSPRLDPKIHSDVPFQMLDWNSGLSSEKISYNPWSLRCHKQQLSRMRSESKDRKLFKFLLLENVVHHFSYPCILDLKMGTRQHGDDASEEKAARQMKKCEQSTSGTLGVRVCGMQVYQLNTGHYLCRNKYYGRGLSIEGFRQALYQYMHNGTGLRQDLFEPILNKLRSLKAVLERQASYRFYSSSLLIIYEGQEPEGPSVLSSGKHATLKTPSAPADPHCGPGPLAPPAPCAPCETDMSQIPDPGSLPSQGPGLMAPPPPNRHPPPQAPPTNSDCHSFFPPLPSSHPHPETPAPSLMSFTPPPAPQPQQPPLVDVRMIDFAHSTFKGFRGDTAVHDGPDRGYVFGLESLVQILESLRDDNLP